In one window of Fibrobacter sp. UWH6 DNA:
- a CDS encoding T9SS type A sorting domain-containing protein — protein MNKILKKALALSLVGGAFFATSAMAANGDGYKMSICANDKSKLCYNGNEVFLNGMNIAWWNFSQDVGKDANGKLMTIDENAVRKDLKDLRAAGGNSIRWWLFTNNTMDPSFDPTTHYATGIEEQTIKNVGMVLDIAEEYGIVVDLCLLSFDMMKKDYESTTSWGGRFDFTANELILKEEAATQAFIDKAVLPLVKAYKNHPALLAWEVFNEPEGMTSTENFGNGWGTELVDIKYIQRVINMTADAIHKEAPNNLVSNGSARFTMTSDKCGKNYYTDAMLLAAGENKYPKGTLDFYQVHYYPEWNPNSASPFHNPYSYYMLDKPMVVGELPGADWVNVNTSGGNLSSDPAGSRQMTIADAYTYAFKNGYSGAMGWTLHEEAGNSFYLNAIWSLANSAEALTTIYKLDSSKVKLSDFAASASGQNGWMKVTYAGVDASEGANLTYNFATNLGTAKAITFTVKNSSTSDLQYTMALKTNASDTHTAWGWYNANSYCDVAAGETATCTFPIDKFAYWEDDFPITSNLGNLSQVIIKMTTDAFSGEVLIDNVVVDDGAIVINNFDTEFDTFSPEQATITKVETYFDGTPATTAIKATAAAPATKMSVNGNSIMFTAASAGLVNVDVFGMNGKRVATLYRGTLSAGTHAFDMTDMSKGQYIVRVKGAGITATQPIIIK, from the coding sequence ATGAACAAAATTTTAAAAAAAGCTTTAGCGCTTTCCCTGGTGGGCGGCGCCTTTTTCGCAACTTCAGCCATGGCCGCAAACGGCGATGGTTATAAAATGAGCATTTGCGCAAACGACAAGAGCAAGCTCTGCTACAACGGCAATGAAGTATTTCTCAACGGTATGAATATCGCCTGGTGGAACTTCAGCCAGGACGTTGGTAAGGACGCCAACGGCAAGCTGATGACCATCGACGAAAATGCAGTCCGTAAGGATTTGAAGGATCTTCGCGCTGCAGGCGGTAACTCCATTCGTTGGTGGCTTTTCACCAACAACACCATGGACCCAAGCTTTGATCCCACCACCCATTACGCCACAGGCATCGAAGAACAGACCATCAAGAACGTCGGTATGGTTCTGGATATCGCCGAAGAATACGGCATCGTGGTAGACCTCTGCCTTCTTTCCTTCGACATGATGAAGAAGGACTACGAAAGCACAACAAGTTGGGGCGGTCGTTTTGACTTTACCGCCAACGAATTGATTCTTAAGGAAGAAGCCGCAACACAGGCTTTCATTGACAAGGCTGTGCTTCCGCTGGTAAAGGCATACAAGAATCATCCCGCACTCCTCGCCTGGGAAGTGTTTAACGAACCGGAAGGTATGACTAGTACCGAAAACTTCGGTAACGGCTGGGGCACCGAACTGGTGGATATCAAGTATATCCAGCGCGTCATCAACATGACCGCAGACGCCATCCATAAAGAAGCCCCCAACAACCTGGTTTCTAACGGTAGCGCCCGCTTCACCATGACTAGCGACAAATGCGGCAAGAACTACTACACCGACGCCATGCTGTTGGCCGCCGGCGAAAACAAGTACCCCAAGGGAACCCTGGACTTCTACCAAGTTCACTACTATCCCGAATGGAATCCCAACAGCGCAAGTCCCTTCCACAACCCATACAGCTACTACATGCTGGACAAGCCCATGGTGGTAGGCGAGCTCCCGGGTGCTGACTGGGTGAACGTGAACACCAGTGGTGGCAACCTCAGCAGCGACCCTGCTGGATCTCGCCAGATGACCATTGCAGATGCTTACACCTACGCATTCAAGAACGGCTATTCCGGCGCCATGGGCTGGACACTCCATGAAGAAGCCGGCAACAGTTTCTACCTGAACGCCATCTGGAGCCTCGCCAATTCCGCAGAAGCACTAACCACCATCTACAAGTTAGATTCCAGCAAGGTCAAGCTCTCTGACTTTGCAGCATCCGCTAGCGGACAAAACGGCTGGATGAAAGTCACCTACGCAGGCGTTGATGCTTCCGAAGGTGCAAACCTGACTTATAACTTTGCAACCAACCTGGGAACAGCAAAGGCTATTACCTTCACCGTAAAGAACAGCTCTACCAGCGATCTTCAGTATACCATGGCATTGAAGACTAACGCCAGCGACACTCATACCGCATGGGGCTGGTACAATGCCAACAGTTACTGCGACGTAGCAGCAGGCGAAACCGCAACTTGCACCTTCCCCATCGACAAGTTCGCCTACTGGGAAGACGACTTCCCCATCACCAGCAATCTAGGCAACCTCAGCCAAGTCATTATCAAGATGACTACGGATGCCTTCAGCGGCGAAGTTCTAATCGACAATGTCGTTGTTGACGACGGCGCAATCGTCATCAACAACTTCGATACAGAATTCGACACATTCTCCCCGGAACAGGCTACCATTACCAAGGTGGAAACTTACTTTGACGGAACTCCGGCAACGACAGCAATCAAGGCTACCGCAGCAGCACCTGCTACAAAGATGTCTGTAAACGGAAACAGCATCATGTTCACTGCCGCTTCCGCGGGCCTGGTTAACGTAGATGTGTTCGGTATGAACGGCAAGCGCGTCGCCACCCTCTATCGCGGAACCCTGTCTGCAGGCACCCACGCATTCGATATGACCGACATGTCCAAGGGTCAGTACATCGTACGCGTCAAGGGCGCAGGCATCACCGCAACCCAGCCGATCATCATCAAGTAA
- a CDS encoding glycosyl hydrolase produces MNMFKQAPFFGLAALVSANAAAIRLEAEDAVLADDHKVEVVSKAGVSGGSYVAMKEGNLEFKVNVPETGYYTLWANYMLPTDGTDKIQNLTINGISAGQISFGMNDEFSTIKGAGKIKLNKGDNTIGIVHSWGWVNLDYIELTEYEAAPFSLSASPVTPEPTESAQKLYNFLLTNFGKRVISGVMTERPFENDGRYTPQTYETQTELKYIADASGKNVVLVGFDFLHASGSGSDGMWHQGYTHATLEMAKYVWKQGGIPQFNWHWKDPMWDVEAFYTESSGNDPFTTFSVTKAYDLTTKKWKTESDEYKAIVRDLEMIADSLHTLQEAGVAVLWRPLHEAAGKWFWWGTDGAEACVALYRLMFDIFVNKKDLHNLIWVWTTDEAKDAIDWYPGDEYVDVVGRDYYYYPREANHSSLVGSFETVKDIYGGKKIIALSENGSVPFPDEMKADGANWSWFMPWYGDYAMEGWANDNTAETWKTVMNNDFVITLEDMPGWDKYELADVSEIASLKGKQETKTNFKSAGTRLIIKGNKVQVHKVDQNKDQPQIFDLTGKKFPNN; encoded by the coding sequence ATGAACATGTTTAAACAAGCCCCGTTTTTTGGATTGGCCGCCCTGGTTTCGGCCAACGCCGCAGCAATTCGCCTAGAAGCCGAAGACGCCGTTCTCGCCGACGACCATAAAGTTGAAGTTGTTTCCAAGGCAGGCGTTTCTGGAGGCTCTTATGTGGCTATGAAAGAGGGCAATTTGGAATTCAAGGTGAACGTTCCTGAAACAGGTTATTACACCCTGTGGGCCAATTACATGCTCCCTACCGACGGGACTGACAAAATTCAGAACTTGACTATCAACGGAATCTCCGCAGGTCAAATTTCCTTCGGCATGAACGACGAGTTTTCCACCATCAAGGGTGCAGGAAAAATCAAGCTGAACAAGGGCGACAACACCATCGGTATTGTACATTCCTGGGGCTGGGTGAATCTGGACTACATCGAGCTTACCGAATACGAAGCGGCCCCATTCAGTCTGAGCGCAAGTCCCGTGACACCGGAACCTACCGAAAGCGCACAGAAGCTCTATAACTTCCTGCTGACAAATTTTGGAAAGCGAGTCATTAGCGGCGTCATGACGGAACGTCCCTTCGAAAATGACGGTAGGTACACGCCTCAGACTTACGAAACTCAGACTGAATTGAAGTACATCGCAGATGCCTCCGGCAAGAACGTGGTGCTGGTAGGTTTTGACTTCTTGCACGCCAGCGGCAGCGGCTCCGACGGCATGTGGCATCAGGGCTACACCCACGCCACCCTGGAAATGGCAAAGTACGTCTGGAAGCAGGGAGGCATCCCTCAATTTAACTGGCACTGGAAAGACCCCATGTGGGATGTGGAAGCCTTCTACACCGAGTCCAGCGGAAACGATCCATTCACCACATTCAGCGTCACCAAGGCTTACGACCTGACTACCAAAAAGTGGAAAACAGAATCCGACGAATACAAGGCCATTGTCCGCGATCTGGAAATGATTGCCGACAGCCTTCACACTTTACAGGAAGCCGGTGTTGCCGTATTGTGGCGCCCCCTTCACGAAGCCGCCGGTAAGTGGTTCTGGTGGGGTACCGATGGTGCCGAAGCCTGCGTCGCCCTTTATCGTTTGATGTTCGATATTTTCGTCAACAAGAAAGACCTGCATAATCTCATTTGGGTCTGGACCACCGACGAAGCCAAGGACGCCATCGATTGGTACCCTGGCGACGAATACGTAGACGTTGTGGGCCGCGATTACTATTACTATCCTCGCGAAGCAAACCACTCCAGCCTGGTGGGCAGTTTTGAAACCGTGAAGGATATTTACGGCGGCAAGAAGATTATCGCCTTAAGTGAAAATGGTTCTGTTCCCTTCCCCGACGAAATGAAGGCCGATGGAGCCAACTGGAGCTGGTTCATGCCCTGGTACGGTGACTACGCCATGGAAGGCTGGGCAAACGACAATACGGCAGAAACCTGGAAGACCGTCATGAACAACGACTTCGTAATCACCCTGGAAGATATGCCGGGTTGGGACAAGTACGAATTGGCAGACGTGTCTGAAATTGCAAGCCTTAAGGGTAAGCAAGAGACCAAAACGAACTTTAAATCTGCAGGAACAAGACTCATAATCAAGGGAAATAAAGTTCAGGTCCACAAGGTCGATCAAAACAAGGATCAACCCCAAATTTTTGACCTTACAGGAAAGAAATTTCCCAATAACTAA